Proteins found in one bacterium genomic segment:
- a CDS encoding DUF4411 family protein has protein sequence MSYLLDANVFIQAKNLHYGFDFCPAFWEWLIVNNEENKVFSIEKVGDEINAGDDELAVWAKERGSDFFLKPDAQTAAEFANISQWATGQNYEPAAINTFLQVADYYLVAHALSHKFIIVTHEVPANSTKKIKIPNACIGLGIKFMSPYEMLRHEKARFVLGKI, from the coding sequence ATGAGTTACTTACTGGATGCCAACGTATTTATACAAGCTAAAAACCTTCATTACGGATTCGACTTCTGCCCTGCCTTTTGGGAATGGCTTATTGTAAATAATGAAGAAAATAAAGTGTTTAGCATTGAGAAGGTTGGAGACGAAATCAATGCCGGAGATGATGAATTAGCGGTATGGGCTAAAGAACGGGGATCGGATTTTTTCCTTAAACCTGACGCACAAACAGCTGCTGAGTTTGCTAATATCAGCCAATGGGCAACCGGACAGAACTATGAACCGGCAGCAATTAACACTTTTCTGCAAGTAGCGGATTATTACCTTGTGGCACATGCATTATCTCATAAGTTTATCATTGTAACACACGAAGTCCCTGCTAACTCTACAAAAAAGATAAAGATACCCAACGCCTGCATTGGATTAGGCATTAAGTTCATGTCGCCTTATGAAATGCTGCGCCATGAAAAAGCTCGATTTGTGCTTGGAAAAATATAA
- a CDS encoding ImmA/IrrE family metallo-endopeptidase: protein MRINVQPKMLTWARQRARLNINALLNRFPKFNEWEQGVIQPTLKQLEAFAQKTHLPLGTFFLQEPPKIEIPIPDFRTMVSGLYDQPTQDLLDIIYICQQRQEWYREYLRMQQPEELGFVGKTTIKNDVIEVAADIRKTINFNLDQRLQARTWTDALRLFIDQVEKQGILVMVSGVVGSNNYRKLDLEEFRGFVLVDKFASLIFINSNDTKSAKMFTLAHELAHIWLGESGISNIQAEHIPNEKTERWCNQVAAELLVPLEDLKKYYSADSKLNTEMERLARRYKVSTLVILRRIFDLGAINREDFWETWNIEFERLLKIERRSSDGGDFYRTLGVRISRRFASAVVSSTLEGQTLFRDAFKMLGIKKNSTFQEIVNKLGYIK, encoded by the coding sequence ATGCGTATAAACGTTCAACCAAAAATGTTAACCTGGGCGCGGCAAAGAGCACGTTTGAATATAAACGCCTTGCTGAATCGCTTTCCTAAATTTAATGAATGGGAACAGGGCGTAATTCAACCAACATTAAAACAACTGGAAGCTTTTGCACAAAAAACACATTTACCTTTAGGTACATTTTTCCTACAGGAACCGCCAAAAATCGAAATACCTATTCCTGATTTTCGCACAATGGTGTCTGGGTTATATGATCAACCGACCCAAGATTTATTGGATATCATTTATATCTGCCAGCAAAGGCAGGAATGGTATCGTGAATATTTACGAATGCAGCAACCTGAAGAATTAGGATTTGTTGGAAAAACAACTATTAAAAACGATGTTATTGAAGTTGCAGCAGATATTCGTAAGACGATAAATTTTAATCTTGATCAACGTTTACAAGCAAGAACCTGGACAGACGCTTTGCGTCTGTTTATTGATCAAGTGGAAAAGCAGGGCATATTGGTTATGGTCAGCGGCGTTGTGGGCAGCAATAATTACAGAAAACTTGATCTGGAAGAGTTTCGCGGTTTCGTATTAGTAGATAAATTCGCGTCTTTAATATTTATCAATTCCAATGATACGAAATCCGCAAAAATGTTTACACTTGCCCATGAACTGGCTCACATCTGGTTAGGAGAAAGCGGGATATCTAACATACAGGCCGAACATATTCCCAATGAAAAGACTGAGCGCTGGTGTAACCAGGTTGCTGCCGAATTGCTTGTACCGTTAGAAGATTTAAAAAAATATTATAGCGCAGATAGCAAATTAAATACGGAGATGGAACGGTTAGCCCGCCGTTATAAGGTCAGCACATTGGTTATTTTAAGACGCATCTTTGACCTGGGCGCAATTAACAGAGAAGATTTTTGGGAAACATGGAATATTGAATTTGAACGGCTTTTAAAAATTGAACGGCGCAGCAGTGACGGCGGGGATTTTTACAGAACCTTAGGCGTTCGCATAAGCAGGCGTTTTGCAAGCGCTGTTGTCAGCAGTACTCTGGAAGGACAAACCTTATTCCGTGACGCTTTTAAAATGCTTGGGATAAAAAAGAATTCCACTTTTCAAGAGATAGTAAATAAGCTTGGATATATAAAATGA